One segment of Clostridium botulinum DNA contains the following:
- a CDS encoding V-type ATP synthase subunit A yields the protein MKTGKIIKVSGPLVVAEGMDEANIYDVCKVGEKGLIGEIIEMRGDKASIQVYEETSGIGPGDPVVTTGEPLSVELGPGLIESMFDGIQRPLDAFMEAAKSSFLTRGVSVPSLNREKKWDFKPTAKVGDEVKSGDVIGTVQETPVVEQRIMIPIGIEGKIKEINAGSFTVTETIAIVETEKGDREVQLMQKWPVRKGRPYSAKINPVEPMLTGQRVIDTFFPVAKGGAAAIPGPFGAGKTVTQHQIAKWGDAEIVVYVGCGERGNEMTDVVNEFPELIDPKTGESLMKRTVLIANTSNMPVAAREASIYTGITIAEYFRDMGYAVSIMADSTSRWAEALREMSGRLEEMPGDEGYPAYLGSRLADYYERAGKVECLGNDGRIGSITAIGAVSPPGGDISEPVSQSTLRIVKVFWGLDAQLAYQRHFPTINWLTSYSLYADTIDKWMNGNVAENWGALRLEAMTILQDEAQLQEIVRLVGIDALSEKDRLKLDVAKSIREDYLQQNGFHEIDTYTSLKKQYKMLSLILGYRKEAERALEAGVYLNDILAMEDLKDRIARSKYIHEDDLEKMDQIVVDLKNAIDNLINKGGVANA from the coding sequence GTGAAGACCGGAAAGATAATTAAGGTTTCAGGACCTTTAGTAGTTGCTGAAGGTATGGATGAAGCTAATATATATGACGTTTGTAAGGTTGGAGAAAAGGGTCTTATCGGAGAAATCATCGAAATGAGAGGCGATAAGGCATCAATCCAAGTATATGAAGAAACTTCAGGAATAGGACCTGGGGATCCAGTTGTTACAACTGGAGAACCTTTAAGTGTTGAACTTGGACCAGGACTTATTGAATCAATGTTTGATGGAATACAAAGACCACTAGATGCATTTATGGAGGCTGCTAAGTCTAGTTTCTTAACTAGAGGAGTATCAGTTCCTTCATTAAATAGGGAAAAGAAGTGGGACTTTAAACCAACAGCAAAAGTTGGAGATGAAGTTAAATCTGGAGATGTAATAGGTACAGTACAAGAAACTCCAGTTGTTGAACAAAGAATAATGATTCCAATTGGAATTGAAGGAAAAATAAAAGAAATCAATGCTGGTAGCTTCACAGTTACTGAAACAATTGCTATAGTTGAAACTGAAAAAGGCGATAGAGAAGTTCAATTAATGCAAAAATGGCCAGTAAGAAAAGGAAGACCATATTCAGCAAAGATTAACCCAGTTGAGCCAATGCTTACAGGACAAAGAGTTATAGATACATTTTTCCCTGTTGCTAAAGGTGGAGCGGCTGCTATTCCAGGACCATTCGGAGCTGGTAAGACAGTAACACAACATCAAATTGCTAAATGGGGAGATGCAGAAATCGTTGTTTACGTTGGATGCGGAGAACGTGGTAACGAAATGACAGACGTTGTTAATGAGTTCCCAGAACTTATTGACCCTAAGACTGGCGAAAGCTTAATGAAGAGAACAGTTCTTATAGCTAATACTTCAAACATGCCAGTTGCAGCGAGAGAAGCTTCAATATATACAGGTATCACAATAGCTGAATATTTCAGAGATATGGGATATGCAGTATCAATAATGGCTGACTCAACTTCAAGATGGGCTGAGGCATTAAGAGAAATGTCTGGTAGACTTGAAGAAATGCCTGGTGATGAAGGATATCCAGCTTACCTTGGATCAAGACTTGCTGATTACTATGAAAGAGCTGGTAAGGTTGAATGTTTAGGTAATGATGGAAGAATTGGTTCTATAACAGCAATCGGTGCGGTATCACCTCCAGGAGGAGATATTTCAGAACCAGTATCACAATCAACTCTTAGAATAGTTAAAGTGTTCTGGGGTCTAGATGCACAACTTGCATATCAAAGACATTTCCCAACTATTAACTGGTTAACATCATATTCATTATATGCTGATACAATAGACAAGTGGATGAATGGTAATGTTGCTGAAAATTGGGGAGCATTAAGATTAGAAGCTATGACTATACTTCAAGATGAAGCTCAATTACAAGAAATCGTAAGACTTGTTGGTATTGATGCATTATCTGAAAAAGATAGATTAAAATTAGATGTTGCTAAATCAATCAGAGAAGACTATTTACAACAAAATGGTTTCCATGAAATTGATACTTATACATCATTAAAGAAGCAATATAAGATGTTAAGTCTTATATTAGGATATAGAAAAGAAGCAGAAAGAGCTTTAGAAGCTGGAGTATACTTAAATGATATCTTAGCTATGGAAGACTTAAAAGATAGAATTGCTAGAAGTAAGTACATACACGAAGATGATTTAGAAAAAATGGATCAAATCGTTGTAGACTTAAAGAATGCAATTGATAACCTAATAAACAAAGGAGGGGTAGCAAATGCTTAA
- a CDS encoding V-type ATP synthase subunit F, with protein sequence MFKKIGVVGDKDSVLAFKALGIDVFPVVGNEEAKKTVDKLAKNDYAVVFVTEHVAQGIEETIERYNKEVLPAVILIPSNQGTLNIGMQRISDNVEKAVGVNIL encoded by the coding sequence ATGTTTAAGAAAATAGGTGTAGTTGGTGATAAGGATTCAGTTTTAGCTTTTAAAGCTTTAGGTATCGATGTTTTCCCAGTAGTTGGAAACGAAGAAGCGAAAAAAACTGTTGATAAATTAGCAAAGAATGATTACGCAGTTGTTTTTGTAACAGAACATGTTGCACAAGGTATCGAAGAAACTATTGAAAGATACAATAAAGAAGTACTTCCTGCTGTAATATTAATTCCAAGCAATCAAGGAACATTAAATATAGGTATGCAAAGAATAAGCGATAACGTAGAAAAAGCTGTAGGCGTTAATATTTTATAG
- a CDS encoding V-type ATP synthase subunit C encodes MDMMQFSQVIPRLRVYETKLLDKSKIDRMIDSNSANEALKVLQETEYANVMTNVKRAEDYEVILSEELKRLFNLMYEISPMKSLVDLMSIKYDYQNIKVILKGIFLKKDLSYLLIDVGTIEASKLKYLVENNDLRDLPQVMREAVEESKDKFENTKDPQVLDIILDKYMFKQLVQIKNEIKDNFVNKYVESVIDSTNLKTLLRVKKQNKGREFFTSVIIEGGSLDKDKLLGMLNDAVENISNKLAFTDYNDLIKSGIEYYTKTGSVSLLEKLVDNYIMDMMKDAKIIPFGVEPLLAYIYAKETEIKIIRIVMVGKLNNISEEVIRERLRDIYV; translated from the coding sequence ATGGATATGATGCAATTTAGTCAAGTTATACCTAGACTAAGAGTATATGAGACAAAACTCCTTGATAAATCAAAGATTGACAGAATGATCGATTCCAATTCTGCCAATGAAGCATTAAAAGTGCTTCAAGAGACAGAGTATGCCAATGTTATGACAAATGTTAAGAGAGCAGAAGACTATGAAGTTATATTAAGTGAAGAATTAAAAAGATTATTCAATTTAATGTATGAAATAAGTCCGATGAAATCTCTTGTAGACTTAATGAGTATTAAATATGATTATCAAAATATAAAAGTAATATTAAAAGGTATCTTTTTAAAGAAAGATTTATCTTATCTATTAATTGATGTTGGAACTATTGAAGCTTCAAAATTAAAATATTTAGTAGAAAATAATGACTTAAGAGACTTACCTCAAGTAATGAGAGAAGCTGTTGAAGAGTCAAAGGATAAATTCGAAAACACTAAAGATCCTCAAGTACTTGATATTATTTTAGATAAATATATGTTTAAACAATTAGTACAAATTAAGAATGAAATAAAAGATAACTTTGTTAATAAATATGTAGAATCTGTTATAGATTCTACAAACTTGAAAACTCTTTTAAGAGTTAAAAAGCAAAACAAAGGCAGGGAATTCTTTACTTCAGTTATTATTGAAGGAGGTTCTTTAGATAAAGATAAGTTATTAGGAATGTTAAATGATGCAGTAGAAAACATATCTAATAAACTTGCGTTCACTGATTATAATGATTTAATAAAATCAGGTATAGAGTACTATACAAAGACAGGTTCAGTAAGTTTATTAGAAAAGTTAGTTGATAACTATATCATGGATATGATGAAAGACGCCAAAATAATACCTTTTGGAGTTGAGCCTTTATTAGCTTATATTTATGCAAAAGAAACAGAAATAAAGATTATAAGAATTGTAATGGTTGGCAAACTCAATAATATTTCTGAGGAAGTAATTAGAGAAAGGCTGCGTGATATTTATGTTTAA
- a CDS encoding V-type ATP synthase subunit E, which produces MSNIDNLTSRIIKDAEDKKRIILSEAEEKKSKIIAKKQEKAASEEKIIIEKAETEAVAREERIISSAELQARNEKLKSKQTVISKVFETTIEELCNASSDDFKGFVKTVILNSTLAGDENLILNEQGKKMIDSDFVAELNREIGSKGNITLSDKTGNFKGGFILEKNGIEINNTFEALVSSLKDEMGLEVARVLFS; this is translated from the coding sequence ATGTCTAACATAGATAATTTAACTTCTAGGATCATAAAAGATGCAGAAGATAAAAAAAGAATAATCTTATCAGAAGCTGAAGAGAAAAAAAGTAAAATAATTGCTAAAAAGCAAGAAAAGGCTGCTTCAGAAGAAAAGATTATTATAGAAAAAGCTGAAACAGAAGCTGTAGCAAGAGAAGAAAGAATCATTTCTAGTGCAGAATTACAAGCAAGAAACGAAAAATTAAAATCAAAACAAACAGTTATTAGTAAAGTTTTTGAAACTACAATAGAAGAACTTTGTAATGCTTCAAGTGATGATTTTAAAGGCTTTGTAAAAACAGTAATATTAAATAGTACTCTTGCGGGAGATGAAAATTTAATATTAAATGAACAAGGTAAGAAAATGATTGATTCTGATTTTGTAGCAGAATTAAATAGAGAAATTGGTTCAAAAGGAAATATAACTCTAAGTGATAAAACTGGAAACTTTAAGGGTGGATTCATATTAGAGAAAAATGGCATAGAAATAAATAATACTTTCGAAGCTTTAGTAAGTTCATTAAAAGATGAAATGGGTCTTGAAGTAGCAAGAGTATTATTTAGTTAA
- a CDS encoding V-type ATP synthase subunit K, which translates to MDMSWIKFFLENNGGFVMGALGVALAVGMSGIGSSKGVGIVGQAAAGLLSEQPEKFGKALILELLPGTQGLYGFVIGLLVFLQLTPETTFSQGLYLLFACLPIAITGLWSGIAQGKAAAAGIQILAKNPEHNTKGMVLAAMVETYALLGFVVSFLLVNGVF; encoded by the coding sequence ATGGATATGAGTTGGATTAAGTTTTTTTTAGAAAATAACGGTGGATTTGTTATGGGAGCACTAGGTGTTGCTTTAGCAGTAGGAATGTCAGGAATAGGATCATCAAAAGGTGTTGGTATCGTAGGTCAAGCAGCAGCAGGATTATTATCAGAACAACCAGAAAAATTTGGTAAAGCGTTAATACTTGAATTATTACCAGGTACACAAGGTCTTTATGGATTCGTTATAGGATTATTAGTATTTTTACAATTAACACCAGAAACAACTTTCTCACAAGGTTTATACTTATTATTTGCTTGTTTACCAATCGCTATAACTGGTTTATGGTCAGGAATTGCTCAAGGTAAAGCAGCAGCTGCTGGTATTCAAATATTAGCTAAAAACCCAGAACATAACACTAAAGGTATGGTTCTTGCAGCGATGGTTGAAACTTATGCATTATTAGGATTCGTTGTATCATTCTTATTAGTAAATGGTGTATTTTAA
- a CDS encoding V-type ATP synthase subunit I produces the protein MAIVKMNKFTLLAFESKKNELLERIQNFSEVEFINLQDENIQEKNEVLAELDKDQIDSDISRWEEELSKAKFALQFLKDYVPKQSLIKSLRKEKLSLTPKELEQRVINGDWESVYDRVKEKEHALASLDNEKTRLQGNVQSLKPYENFNAPLGFLHDLKVTEYFLGSIANQYEEALKNDLNDCHLEIISKDNQDTYFFLLAHKDNKEEVEEVLRGFGFSPFKTDEKELPLKLIQEYNERISLIDSEKFLVKEELAGFEENLESLKLAYEYYYNLVNRKSITNRFLKTDKTVLLQGWVPSEKNDRLTQITKDALGEDYYLAFEDVKEEEIDDVPIKLQNNDLNASFESVTSMYALPKYNDIDPTPFVAPFYLAFFGMMVADAGYGLLMLLGTIGALKFFNFEPEMKKMVKFFMYLSFPTIVFGLIYGSFFGDLIGIKGLIDTSTDVMTILTMSVVFGAIQIVFGLLIKAAVLIRAGKTLDAFMDAGSWLITLFSIGGIAAGSMLNIPVLKTVSIAGAIIGSILIVLTQGRQMESKGGKIGQGLYELYGITGYVSDLVSYTRLMAIGLSGGSIAGAINMIMRMVSDNGNSLLGTILFAPLIFIMFQTVNLLLSLLSGYVHTLRLTYVEYFSKFYDGGGKAFKPLEAKNEYINLREE, from the coding sequence ATGGCAATAGTTAAGATGAATAAGTTCACCTTGTTAGCCTTTGAATCAAAGAAAAATGAACTTCTTGAAAGAATACAAAATTTCTCAGAAGTTGAATTTATTAATCTACAAGATGAGAACATTCAAGAAAAAAATGAAGTTCTTGCTGAGTTAGATAAAGATCAAATTGATTCTGACATATCAAGGTGGGAAGAAGAATTATCAAAAGCTAAATTTGCCCTACAGTTCTTAAAGGACTATGTGCCTAAACAATCATTAATAAAGTCTTTGCGTAAAGAAAAACTTTCATTAACTCCAAAAGAACTAGAACAAAGAGTAATAAATGGAGATTGGGAAAGTGTCTATGATAGAGTTAAAGAAAAAGAGCATGCTTTAGCTTCATTAGATAATGAAAAGACTAGATTACAAGGAAATGTTCAAAGCTTAAAACCATATGAAAATTTTAATGCACCATTAGGATTTTTACATGATTTAAAAGTAACTGAATATTTCTTAGGAAGCATTGCTAACCAATATGAGGAAGCATTGAAAAATGATTTAAATGATTGTCATTTAGAAATTATATCAAAAGACAATCAAGACACTTACTTCTTCCTTTTAGCTCATAAGGATAACAAAGAAGAAGTGGAAGAGGTGCTAAGAGGGTTTGGATTTAGTCCGTTTAAAACAGATGAGAAAGAACTCCCTTTAAAGCTTATTCAAGAATATAATGAAAGAATATCTTTAATTGATTCTGAAAAGTTCTTAGTAAAAGAAGAATTAGCAGGATTTGAGGAAAATTTAGAAAGCTTGAAATTAGCTTATGAATATTATTATAACTTAGTAAATAGAAAATCTATTACTAATAGATTTTTAAAGACAGATAAAACTGTCTTATTACAAGGTTGGGTTCCTAGTGAAAAAAATGATAGGTTAACTCAAATTACTAAGGATGCATTAGGTGAAGATTATTATTTAGCTTTTGAAGATGTTAAAGAAGAAGAAATTGATGATGTACCTATTAAATTACAAAATAATGATTTAAATGCATCATTTGAATCAGTAACATCAATGTATGCTTTACCTAAATATAATGACATAGACCCAACACCGTTTGTTGCACCATTCTATTTAGCTTTCTTTGGAATGATGGTTGCAGATGCTGGTTATGGATTATTAATGTTATTAGGAACAATTGGAGCATTAAAGTTCTTTAACTTTGAACCAGAAATGAAAAAGATGGTTAAGTTCTTTATGTATTTAAGTTTCCCAACAATTGTATTTGGATTAATTTATGGTTCATTCTTTGGAGACTTAATAGGCATTAAAGGTTTAATTGATACAAGTACTGATGTTATGACGATACTAACTATGTCAGTAGTATTTGGTGCAATTCAAATTGTATTTGGATTATTAATAAAAGCAGCAGTACTAATAAGAGCAGGAAAAACATTAGATGCTTTTATGGATGCAGGATCATGGCTTATAACTCTATTTTCTATTGGAGGAATTGCAGCTGGATCAATGCTTAATATACCAGTACTTAAGACAGTATCTATAGCAGGTGCTATCATTGGTTCTATCTTAATTGTTTTAACACAAGGAAGACAAATGGAATCAAAAGGTGGAAAAATAGGTCAAGGTCTTTATGAATTATATGGTATTACAGGATACGTAAGTGACTTAGTATCATACACAAGACTTATGGCGATAGGTTTATCAGGTGGATCTATAGCAGGAGCTATAAATATGATTATGAGAATGGTATCAGATAATGGTAATTCCCTTTTAGGAACTATCCTTTTTGCACCATTAATATTTATCATGTTCCAAACAGTAAACTTATTACTATCATTATTAAGTGGATATGTTCATACATTAAGACTTACTTATGTTGAATATTTCTCAAAATTTTACGACGGTGGCGGAAAAGCATTTAAGCCACTTGAAGCAAAAAATGAATACATTAATTTAAGAGAAGAGTAG
- a CDS encoding B12-binding domain-containing radical SAM protein has protein sequence MRILLTAINSKFIHSNLAVRYLRNFTKDMNYESIIREFSINDREEKILEEIISEKPDVVAFSVYIWNVEMITRLANLIKNVDENIEILYGGPEVSFDSPKFLESSIGEYVIEGEGEKTYRDFVSYKLGVKELKEIKGLHYKLDGKVSSNEKRPLMSMDDLVFPYEENEDLNNKIVYYEASRGCPFNCKYCLSSTSHGVRFLSIERVLKELQYFIDKKVRLVKFVDRTFNCNHKFSMAIWKFLIESNTETKFHFEISADILKEEEIKLLSKAPKGRFQFEVGVQTTNDKVLNNINRFVNFEDIKEKVDELMAIKNIQQHLDLIAGLPGENYESFVNSFNDVYKIRPEEIQLGFLKLLKGSSMREEAEKYEMKFSPYPPYEILKTDCINYDELLKLKKVEAMVDKYYNSKKFNNIIKFFESKFNTPFEFYYSLGNFFHRKGYFNRNIGNIEYYKVFLEFNNEVLKNNNDILNEILKFDYLIFNKKRGLPDFLRSNIKKEEEKDIKDKLRDKYSFKEYYLEKFSIDIQEYILNGNIKMSENYYLFNNNGDYVNVKIS, from the coding sequence ATGAGGATATTACTTACAGCAATTAACTCTAAATTTATTCATAGTAATTTAGCAGTTAGATATTTAAGAAATTTTACTAAAGATATGAATTATGAAAGTATAATACGGGAATTTTCTATTAATGATAGAGAAGAAAAGATATTAGAAGAAATTATTAGTGAAAAGCCTGATGTTGTTGCTTTTTCAGTTTATATATGGAATGTAGAAATGATTACAAGGTTAGCTAATTTAATTAAGAATGTAGATGAAAACATTGAAATATTATATGGAGGTCCAGAAGTATCATTTGATTCACCAAAGTTTTTAGAAAGTAGCATTGGAGAATATGTTATTGAAGGCGAAGGTGAAAAGACTTATAGAGATTTTGTTTCATATAAGCTTGGCGTTAAAGAATTAAAGGAAATAAAAGGACTTCATTATAAATTAGATGGAAAAGTAAGTTCTAATGAAAAAAGACCACTTATGTCTATGGATGACTTAGTGTTTCCTTATGAGGAGAATGAAGATTTAAATAATAAAATAGTTTATTATGAAGCTTCAAGAGGATGCCCATTCAACTGTAAATATTGTCTTTCATCAACGAGTCATGGTGTTAGATTTTTAAGCATTGAAAGAGTGTTAAAGGAATTACAGTATTTCATCGATAAAAAAGTTAGGTTAGTTAAATTTGTAGATCGTACATTTAATTGTAATCATAAATTTTCAATGGCTATATGGAAATTTTTAATAGAATCAAATACAGAAACAAAGTTCCACTTTGAAATATCAGCAGATATTTTAAAAGAGGAAGAAATTAAGCTATTGTCAAAAGCTCCAAAAGGAAGATTTCAATTTGAAGTTGGAGTACAAACTACAAATGATAAAGTTCTTAATAATATAAATAGATTTGTTAACTTTGAAGATATAAAAGAAAAAGTTGATGAACTTATGGCTATAAAGAATATACAACAGCATTTAGACTTGATAGCAGGTCTTCCGGGAGAAAATTATGAGTCGTTTGTCAATTCTTTTAATGATGTTTATAAAATAAGGCCAGAAGAAATTCAATTGGGTTTTTTAAAATTACTAAAGGGATCTTCAATGAGAGAAGAGGCCGAAAAGTATGAAATGAAATTCTCACCTTATCCACCATATGAGATATTAAAGACTGATTGTATTAATTATGATGAACTGTTGAAATTAAAAAAAGTAGAAGCTATGGTTGATAAGTACTATAATTCCAAAAAGTTTAATAATATTATTAAGTTCTTTGAAAGTAAATTTAACACACCATTTGAATTTTATTATTCACTAGGAAATTTTTTTCATAGAAAAGGATATTTTAATAGAAATATTGGAAATATAGAATATTATAAAGTATTTTTAGAATTTAATAATGAAGTTTTGAAAAATAATAACGATATATTAAATGAAATATTAAAATTCGATTATTTAATATTTAATAAAAAACGTGGATTACCAGATTTTTTAAGAAGTAATATTAAAAAAGAAGAAGAAAAAGATATAAAAGATAAATTAAGGGATAAATATTCATTTAAAGAATATTATTTAGAGAAATTTTCAATAGATATTCAAGAATATATTTTAAATGGAAATATAAAAATGTCAGAAAATTATTATTTATTTAATAATAATGGTGATTATGTGAATGTAAAAATAAGTTAG
- the spoVB gene encoding stage V sporulation protein B translates to MSKDNFLKNSFLLTASNVTTGILGFIFTIYLSKILGPEGMGLYNLVMPIYNLFICLMSAGIVAAISKISAIYKQKGEYKNITRTIRIVSLFNITWALLIGIMVFFAAPLIGKYGVNDVRTIDAIRVICPAMVCIAISNIFKGYFYGTSEIKAPAIIDIFEKAMRIVTVSILIFFLKAKTLQNMVTLATVALCIGEFQSLLCLFVYYKYTVKKVPKSYEKPEGRFQLLFDVIIVAIPLCLNGFLSNILATLCTLVVPRRLVCAGFNYSEALSLIGKYNGMAMGLIAIPLIVVSTINTLLIPDLSQTLSQGNHYKASLRIRKVIKLAFLLGLSTTIICNIVPDELGKIFYGRDDLGQYIRVASLAAPVFFTSTTMFGILNGLNRQGIILRNSLIEASIELVCLYAFTAIPSINIFGNSITLFIACGIGLSLNLHEVKKHININLNFTNVIIYLLLGILSFLIINIFSKNVLVNLPIINSFMVIGLTFIIFLYLGTFGESDV, encoded by the coding sequence TTGAGTAAAGACAACTTTTTAAAGAATTCTTTTTTACTAACGGCTTCTAATGTAACAACAGGAATTCTTGGATTTATATTTACTATATATTTGTCTAAAATACTTGGTCCTGAGGGTATGGGATTATACAACTTAGTTATGCCAATTTATAATTTGTTTATATGCCTTATGAGTGCTGGAATTGTAGCTGCTATTTCTAAAATTTCTGCAATATATAAACAAAAAGGCGAATACAAAAACATAACAAGAACTATACGGATTGTTTCTCTTTTTAACATAACCTGGGCTTTACTTATTGGTATAATGGTTTTCTTCGCTGCACCACTAATAGGTAAATATGGTGTTAATGATGTTCGAACTATTGACGCTATACGTGTTATATGTCCGGCTATGGTTTGTATTGCTATTTCAAATATTTTCAAAGGATACTTTTATGGGACATCAGAAATAAAAGCACCTGCTATTATTGATATTTTTGAAAAGGCTATGAGAATTGTAACTGTAAGTATTTTAATATTTTTCTTAAAAGCTAAAACCCTTCAAAATATGGTTACATTAGCTACTGTTGCTTTATGTATTGGTGAGTTCCAAAGCTTATTATGTTTATTTGTTTATTACAAATATACTGTAAAAAAAGTCCCAAAATCATATGAAAAACCAGAAGGTAGATTTCAATTATTATTTGATGTAATTATTGTAGCAATTCCTTTGTGTTTAAATGGTTTTTTAAGCAATATTTTAGCTACATTATGTACTTTAGTTGTTCCGAGAAGATTAGTATGTGCTGGCTTTAATTATTCTGAAGCTTTAAGCTTAATAGGTAAATATAATGGTATGGCTATGGGCTTAATTGCTATTCCTCTTATTGTTGTTTCAACTATAAACACATTACTTATACCAGACCTTTCACAAACTTTAAGCCAAGGAAATCATTATAAAGCTTCTCTTCGTATTAGAAAAGTAATTAAACTAGCTTTTTTACTTGGACTTTCAACCACTATAATATGTAATATTGTTCCTGATGAGTTAGGAAAAATTTTTTATGGTAGAGATGATTTAGGGCAGTATATACGAGTTGCCTCACTTGCTGCACCAGTCTTTTTTACTTCTACTACCATGTTTGGAATTTTGAATGGCCTTAATAGACAGGGAATTATTCTTAGAAATTCATTAATTGAAGCTTCAATTGAATTAGTTTGCTTATATGCATTTACCGCAATACCTTCTATAAATATATTCGGTAATAGTATCACTCTATTTATAGCTTGTGGTATTGGTTTATCTCTTAATTTACACGAAGTTAAGAAACACATTAATATAAACCTAAATTTTACAAATGTAATAATATATCTCCTTCTTGGTATTTTAAGCTTTTTAATTATTAATATATTCTCTAAAAATGTTTTAGTTAATTTACCTATAATAAATAGCTTTATGGTAATTGGTTTAACATTTATAATTTTTCTATATCTTGGAACATTCGGAGAAAGTGATGTTTAA